A region from the Leptospirillum ferriphilum ML-04 genome encodes:
- a CDS encoding ArsR/SmtB family transcription factor produces the protein MDKRLATHIFESLSSGIRLDIYRLLVKEGSVGIVSGQIAQLLDLPANNVSFHLKAMTQAGLLTVVQEGRFQRYRANIPVMLDLISYLTEECCSGNPDECAAFREEANGNLSCLPPLPTESPSKGSFS, from the coding sequence ATGGACAAAAGACTGGCTACCCATATTTTTGAATCCCTTTCTTCCGGCATACGTCTGGATATCTATCGTCTTCTGGTCAAGGAAGGATCGGTCGGGATTGTCTCCGGCCAGATTGCCCAGCTCCTTGACCTTCCTGCCAACAATGTCTCTTTTCATTTGAAGGCCATGACGCAGGCAGGACTATTGACGGTTGTTCAGGAGGGCCGTTTTCAGCGTTATCGGGCGAATATCCCGGTGATGCTGGATCTGATCTCTTATCTGACGGAAGAATGTTGTTCGGGAAATCCCGATGAGTGTGCCGCCTTCCGGGAAGAGGCCAATGGCAATCTCTCCTGTCTTCCTCCTCTCCCGACTGAAAGCCCATCTAAAGGGAGTTTTTCGTGA
- the arsD gene encoding arsenite efflux transporter metallochaperone ArsD gives MKKIEVFDPALCCSTGVCGPEVDTALVGFAADVDSLKRSGGNIVRLNLGQDPLAFAENPLVKGLLARSGQSALPVILVEGEIALAGRYPTRSELYLFAGLSEPSATESPKVASKGCCDDSGCC, from the coding sequence ATGAAAAAGATTGAAGTTTTTGATCCCGCCCTCTGTTGTTCCACCGGTGTCTGCGGTCCTGAGGTTGATACGGCCCTTGTCGGATTCGCTGCGGATGTCGATAGCCTGAAGCGCAGTGGTGGCAATATCGTCCGTCTGAATCTCGGTCAGGATCCATTGGCTTTTGCCGAAAACCCTCTGGTCAAGGGTCTCCTCGCCCGTTCCGGACAAAGCGCCCTTCCGGTCATTCTCGTTGAAGGTGAGATCGCCCTTGCCGGGAGATATCCCACCCGATCCGAGCTGTATTTGTTTGCCGGATTGTCTGAGCCTTCAGCTACTGAGAGTCCAAAGGTTGCTTCCAAAGGTTGCTGCGATGACAGTGGCTGCTGTTGA
- a CDS encoding tetratricopeptide repeat protein, with amino-acid sequence MEKELSSLVPQIQRSLEDREWLKAYHLASSMLEKYPSNETLRYLLLDALILGGRYDNALDRVREFLGAMPENHRLNLYLLHLLVYHKSFEEALALGKSLLKESLTSMEKRDVLLHTAFSLHGTGELRKAVRMLNELLDEDPLNTDALETLGKIYFEQGHFEEAERYFLELAEMDPAHPRVHQLLGLLYSEQGKWDEAIMEWEEAMEIAPSDEVLRELGWTLNMAGEKEAAISMLEEALDLNPLNLQARIDLGSVLMDQEKFESAIREWEIAKNQDPENKTIRLFLENAKKAVACSPNTQNLSRPGDSNGSRKRSS; translated from the coding sequence ATGGAAAAAGAGCTGAGCAGTCTAGTGCCACAAATCCAACGCTCGCTTGAGGATCGCGAATGGCTCAAGGCCTATCATCTCGCATCTTCGATGCTTGAAAAATACCCGTCCAATGAAACATTGCGATACCTCCTTCTTGATGCACTGATTCTCGGCGGCCGATATGACAACGCCCTCGACAGGGTTCGGGAATTTCTCGGGGCCATGCCGGAGAACCACCGCCTGAACCTGTATCTTTTACACCTTCTCGTTTACCACAAGTCGTTCGAGGAGGCTCTCGCCCTCGGGAAATCCCTGCTCAAAGAATCATTGACATCGATGGAAAAAAGAGATGTTCTGTTGCACACAGCCTTTTCCCTGCACGGAACAGGGGAGCTCCGAAAAGCAGTTCGGATGCTCAATGAACTGCTTGACGAAGATCCGCTGAATACAGATGCACTGGAAACTCTCGGGAAGATTTATTTTGAACAGGGGCACTTTGAAGAAGCCGAACGATATTTTCTGGAACTGGCGGAAATGGATCCAGCGCACCCCCGTGTTCATCAGTTGCTGGGCCTTCTTTATTCTGAACAAGGAAAATGGGATGAGGCCATTATGGAATGGGAAGAAGCCATGGAGATTGCACCCAGTGATGAGGTTTTGCGCGAACTGGGGTGGACATTGAACATGGCCGGGGAAAAGGAGGCAGCGATTTCCATGCTGGAGGAAGCCCTCGACTTGAACCCCCTCAATCTTCAAGCCAGGATTGATCTTGGTTCCGTGCTCATGGACCAGGAAAAGTTTGAGAGTGCTATTCGTGAATGGGAAATTGCAAAAAATCAGGATCCGGAGAACAAGACCATACGGCTCTTTCTTGAAAACGCCAAAAAAGCGGTCGCCTGTTCCCCGAACACTCAAAACCTCTCCAGACCAGGGGATTCGAACGGTTCTCGCAAGCGGTCCAGCTAA
- a CDS encoding HU family DNA-binding protein — protein MKECEGKGETPDPAVLADRLGRNPKTGESLLIKEHRVVVFRPTRHFWGEEKDKKDPT, from the coding sequence GTGAAGGAATGCGAAGGGAAGGGGGAGACGCCGGATCCGGCCGTCCTCGCGGATCGTCTGGGGCGCAACCCCAAGACTGGCGAGTCTCTTCTTATCAAGGAACATCGGGTGGTGGTCTTTCGTCCGACCCGGCATTTCTGGGGAGAGGAGAAGGACAAGAAAGATCCGACCTAA
- the arsA gene encoding arsenical pump-driving ATPase, whose product MMKFLQLPPRFMFFTGKGGVGKTSIACATSIQLANAGKRVLLVSTDPASNVGQVFGVDIGNRVTPIPAVPHLSALEIDPEAAASAYRERLVGPVRGVLPDDVVKGIEESLSGACTTEIAAFDEFTALLTNAVLTADYQHIIFDTAPTGHTIRLLQLPGAWSGFLEAGKGDASCLGPLAGLEKQRTQYKAAVEALADPLQTRLVLVARAQQATLREVARTHEELATIGIKQQHLVINGILPSAEAANDPLAAAIHEREQTALKNIPATLTSLPRDLVQLKPFNLVGLDALRQLLTDLPLQAHVAADAPIELDEPGMGDLVDGIEADGHGLVMLMGKGGVGKTTLAAAIAVELAHRGLPVHLTTSDPAAHLTDTLEASLDNLTVSRIDPHAETERYRQHVLETKGAQLDAEGRALLEEDLHSPCTEEIAVFQAFSRIIREAGKKFVVMDTAPTGHTLLLLDATGAYHREVRRQMGNKGTHFTTPMMQLRDPNQTKVLVVTLAETTPVLEAAKLQADLRRAGIEPWAWIINTSVAAASAKSPLLRQRAANELREINAVANHHADRYAVVPLLKEEPIGAERLRALIHPQT is encoded by the coding sequence ATGATGAAATTTCTGCAACTTCCTCCCCGCTTTATGTTTTTCACGGGCAAGGGCGGCGTCGGTAAAACCTCGATTGCCTGTGCCACGTCCATTCAATTGGCCAATGCCGGAAAGCGTGTCCTCCTGGTCAGTACCGACCCGGCATCCAACGTCGGGCAGGTATTTGGCGTTGATATCGGTAATCGCGTCACACCGATTCCGGCGGTTCCACATCTTTCTGCCTTGGAGATCGATCCCGAGGCAGCGGCCAGTGCCTATCGGGAACGCTTAGTCGGCCCGGTGCGCGGCGTGCTTCCTGATGATGTGGTGAAGGGCATCGAAGAATCGTTGTCCGGCGCGTGTACCACCGAAATCGCCGCATTTGACGAGTTCACCGCACTGCTGACGAACGCGGTACTTACGGCCGATTACCAACACATCATTTTTGACACGGCGCCCACCGGCCACACCATCCGCTTGCTGCAACTGCCCGGCGCGTGGAGCGGCTTCCTGGAAGCCGGCAAGGGCGATGCCTCGTGCCTCGGCCCATTGGCCGGTCTGGAAAAGCAGCGTACCCAATACAAGGCGGCTGTTGAAGCCTTGGCCGATCCGTTGCAAACCCGACTCGTGCTGGTCGCTCGCGCCCAGCAGGCGACACTGCGCGAGGTGGCGCGCACCCATGAGGAGTTGGCTACCATAGGCATCAAACAGCAGCATCTCGTCATCAACGGAATCCTGCCCAGCGCTGAAGCGGCAAATGATCCCCTTGCCGCAGCCATCCACGAACGCGAGCAAACGGCGCTCAAGAACATCCCCGCCACGTTGACCTCGCTCCCACGTGACCTTGTGCAGCTCAAGCCTTTCAATCTTGTCGGCCTCGATGCCCTGCGGCAGTTGCTGACCGACCTGCCGCTACAAGCGCATGTCGCTGCCGATGCCCCCATTGAACTGGATGAGCCCGGCATGGGCGACCTCGTCGATGGCATCGAGGCGGATGGACACGGGCTGGTCATGTTGATGGGCAAAGGCGGTGTGGGCAAGACGACCCTGGCGGCCGCCATCGCGGTCGAACTGGCACATCGCGGCTTGCCGGTGCATCTGACGACCTCCGATCCTGCTGCCCATTTGACCGATACCCTGGAAGCATCGCTCGACAATCTGACCGTGAGCCGGATCGATCCGCACGCCGAGACCGAGCGCTATCGCCAGCACGTGCTGGAAACCAAGGGCGCTCAACTCGACGCCGAAGGCCGTGCGCTGTTGGAAGAGGATCTGCATTCTCCCTGCACGGAAGAAATTGCAGTCTTCCAGGCGTTCTCCCGCATCATTCGCGAAGCCGGTAAAAAGTTCGTCGTCATGGACACGGCCCCGACAGGGCACACATTGCTCCTGCTCGATGCGACGGGTGCCTATCACCGCGAAGTGAGACGGCAAATGGGGAACAAGGGCACGCACTTTACCACGCCGATGATGCAGTTGCGGGATCCGAATCAAACGAAGGTACTCGTCGTTACGCTGGCGGAGACGACGCCGGTACTGGAGGCCGCCAAACTGCAAGCTGATTTGCGCCGTGCCGGGATCGAGCCATGGGCCTGGATCATCAATACCAGCGTGGCGGCGGCTTCGGCCAAGTCGCCATTACTGCGTCAGCGTGCGGCCAATGAGCTACGCGAAATTAACGCCGTGGCCAATCATCACGCGGACCGTTACGCAGTTGTCCCGCTTCTGAAAGAAGAACCGATTGGTGCAGAACGCCTGCGCGCGCTCATCCATCCCCAAACATAG
- a CDS encoding tyrosine-type recombinase/integrase: MATIRKRGDLQWEVQIRRKGFPPQSRTFSVKAEADSWAAVIESEMARGVFVSRTEAENTTLSEALDRYEREISSLKKGAAVETIRIRYWKNHPLSARPLAGVRSSDLSLWRDGRLNEVSPSTVNREMNLISHVFTICIKEWGMASLVNPVSQIRRPRNPESRERRLQLGELEKILEHTDSPMLGPVVRFALETGMRRGEIVAMQWEHVDAKKRTLRIPETKTGKSRTVPLTTEALRILNDLPRRLDGSIWGMTDPHTMTRAFERACKRAKISDLTFHDLRHEATSRFFEKGLNPMQVAAITGHKTLQMLKRYTHLKAEDLAEMLK, from the coding sequence ATGGCGACGATCAGAAAGCGTGGCGATCTTCAGTGGGAAGTCCAGATCCGGCGGAAAGGATTCCCGCCTCAGTCTAGGACTTTCAGCGTAAAAGCCGAGGCCGACTCTTGGGCGGCGGTCATCGAGTCGGAAATGGCCCGGGGTGTCTTCGTTTCTCGAACGGAGGCGGAAAATACCACGTTGTCCGAAGCCTTGGATCGTTATGAACGTGAAATTTCTTCGCTGAAGAAAGGAGCGGCTGTCGAGACCATACGGATCCGTTACTGGAAAAACCATCCTCTCTCGGCCCGTCCTCTCGCCGGAGTCCGTTCCTCCGACTTATCCCTATGGAGAGATGGCCGTCTGAATGAAGTTTCCCCCTCTACGGTGAACAGGGAAATGAACCTGATTTCCCACGTGTTTACGATTTGCATCAAGGAATGGGGGATGGCGTCTCTTGTCAATCCGGTTTCACAGATCCGGAGACCCCGGAATCCCGAATCCAGGGAACGCCGCCTGCAATTAGGGGAACTGGAAAAAATTCTGGAACATACGGACTCCCCAATGCTTGGACCTGTCGTCCGGTTTGCATTGGAAACGGGCATGAGACGGGGAGAGATTGTGGCGATGCAATGGGAGCATGTGGATGCAAAGAAGAGAACGCTCCGGATCCCGGAAACAAAGACAGGAAAGTCCCGGACGGTACCGCTCACGACAGAGGCATTGCGGATTCTCAACGATCTTCCTCGACGATTGGATGGATCCATATGGGGCATGACCGACCCCCACACGATGACTCGGGCATTCGAGAGGGCTTGCAAACGGGCGAAAATCTCAGATCTAACCTTCCACGATCTGAGGCATGAGGCAACCAGCCGTTTTTTCGAGAAGGGCCTGAATCCCATGCAGGTGGCGGCCATCACCGGCCACAAGACATTGCAGATGCTGAAACGCTATACTCACCTGAAAGCCGAGGACCTGGCGGAGATGTTGAAGTGA
- the lspA gene encoding signal peptidase II yields the protein MISNISSKTVLSPRWTLYFTFVFLVFVIDQGTKKIIQGRLLEGESLTVIPHFFHVVSVRNTGIVFGLFQDPNGWVHRLIFIVLTIAAIGLILYYSHRRKRECGLEFYPLSIILGGALGNLSDRILKGRVVDFLDFSFHGHHWPAFNVADSAIVVGVLFLLLIQFSAQTDPNSSSHDSSP from the coding sequence GTGATATCAAACATCTCCAGCAAAACAGTTCTCTCTCCGAGATGGACTTTGTATTTTACTTTCGTTTTCCTTGTCTTCGTCATCGATCAGGGTACCAAAAAAATCATTCAGGGCCGACTTCTCGAAGGCGAATCCCTGACCGTGATACCCCATTTTTTCCATGTTGTTTCCGTCCGGAATACAGGCATCGTTTTCGGTCTTTTTCAGGACCCCAATGGATGGGTTCATCGTTTGATTTTTATTGTTCTGACCATTGCAGCGATCGGTTTGATCCTATATTATAGTCATAGGAGAAAAAGGGAGTGTGGGCTCGAATTTTACCCGCTTTCCATCATCCTGGGCGGAGCCCTCGGGAATCTGTCCGATCGCATTTTGAAAGGAAGAGTGGTGGATTTTCTGGACTTTTCCTTCCACGGGCACCATTGGCCGGCATTCAACGTGGCTGATTCCGCCATTGTTGTCGGCGTCCTCTTCCTGCTTCTCATCCAGTTTTCTGCGCAGACTGACCCCAACTCCTCTTCTCATGACAGTTCGCCATGA
- the ileS gene encoding isoleucine--tRNA ligase, whose product MKFKNTLNLPKTDFPMQAKLPEREPATLDRWKEQNQYERLQSLANRDLFVLHDGPPYANGHLHMGHALNKILKDMINRVAIKKGLRPSYRPGWDCHGLPIEHRVLEELKKNRSELSALEIRARCRESATTYVEIQMQEFQRMGILADWDNPYLTMEYGYEADILAAFATIVRDGRVYKGVKPVLWCPNCETALADAEVEYEDHSSQAATVLFPEAPGDQTHSRRFFPIWTTTPWTLPANRAVAINPDADYLILEWTGKNLDPLFHIGDQLVIGADLWVDEKNFGGFGRFREGFSLQNRLKGKTLVDETPILLSPLNSLSVPLLAGDFVTLDQGTGMVHIAPGHGEDDFLLGKSRNLEIYAPVDDKGRYTPDLPESLKTLVGRPVQRVDQEILSLLRDRFLLVDSSVYHHSYPHCWRCKKPVLFRATPQWFLSLSKENLRSKTLSAITTVEWIPAKGENRITGMISSRPDWCLSRQRAWGIPIPAFHCESCRHGFIDPDFVFRLSDHTRSQGVDVWFEESLPDSLTRGLSCPKCQGTSLTREKDILDVWFDSGISHLAVLKDKSDTHWPADLYLEGSDQHRGWFHSSLLTSMALFDTPPYRQVLTHGFVVDGQGRKMSKSLKNVISPLEIINKYGAEILRLWAASSDYQEDIRLSELILSQLVESYRKIRNTFRFVVSNLSDLPEDESRQNLWVPEQSPDILDQWILSLWETTKEKIFQSYNAYEFSRISQLAGQFCSVSLSAHYFDMIKDRLYTAMPDSSERRYSQATIRQIAQELLLCLSPILVFTTDELEPYLFGKKSKDFSVHFAPFPPSRKTRINPSLESRMEQLLAFRGEIGQMMDELKKAKSIGSGLETQVFLSGNLSGNEGLSTFSEHFLSTFLIVSDVHFGHNIPPDPLASRDSETFPGVRILLHLASGQKCERCWTFSESTSDNPEKWPICSRCYPVVQWWTQRTILDSDGNPTVPQNRDHEGQALK is encoded by the coding sequence GTGAAATTCAAGAATACCTTGAACCTTCCAAAAACAGACTTTCCCATGCAGGCGAAACTTCCCGAACGAGAACCGGCCACATTGGACCGTTGGAAGGAACAGAACCAGTACGAACGACTTCAAAGTCTGGCCAACCGGGATCTTTTTGTTCTTCATGACGGTCCTCCATATGCCAATGGACATCTCCATATGGGACATGCCCTGAACAAAATTCTTAAAGACATGATCAACCGGGTTGCAATCAAGAAGGGGCTGCGCCCGTCCTATAGACCGGGATGGGATTGTCACGGGCTTCCCATCGAGCATCGGGTTCTGGAAGAGCTCAAGAAGAACAGATCAGAGCTTTCTGCTCTGGAGATTCGGGCTCGTTGCAGGGAGTCTGCCACGACCTATGTGGAAATTCAGATGCAGGAATTTCAGAGAATGGGAATTCTCGCGGATTGGGATAATCCCTATCTAACAATGGAATACGGGTATGAAGCGGATATCCTTGCTGCATTTGCGACAATTGTTCGCGACGGAAGAGTTTACAAAGGGGTTAAACCAGTTTTATGGTGTCCAAACTGCGAAACAGCTCTCGCCGATGCGGAAGTTGAATACGAAGACCACTCTTCTCAAGCAGCAACCGTTCTATTTCCGGAAGCCCCGGGAGACCAAACGCATTCTCGTAGATTCTTTCCGATCTGGACGACAACACCATGGACACTTCCCGCAAACCGGGCTGTCGCCATCAATCCGGACGCAGATTATTTGATCCTAGAGTGGACTGGCAAAAATCTGGATCCACTTTTCCATATCGGGGATCAACTTGTTATTGGTGCGGATTTGTGGGTAGACGAAAAGAACTTTGGCGGATTTGGAAGATTCCGGGAGGGCTTTTCGCTGCAAAATCGTCTTAAAGGAAAAACCCTGGTGGATGAGACACCTATTCTCCTGAGCCCGCTCAATTCTCTTTCAGTCCCCCTCCTGGCCGGCGATTTCGTCACTCTCGATCAGGGGACTGGCATGGTTCATATTGCTCCGGGACATGGGGAAGACGACTTTCTGCTCGGCAAATCCAGAAATCTTGAAATTTATGCTCCGGTCGATGACAAGGGCCGATATACACCTGATCTTCCTGAGTCTCTGAAGACACTTGTCGGTCGCCCCGTCCAGCGGGTTGACCAGGAAATTCTTTCCCTTCTTCGGGACCGGTTTCTTCTGGTTGACAGTTCCGTTTATCACCACTCCTATCCCCATTGCTGGAGATGCAAAAAACCTGTCCTGTTCAGAGCCACCCCCCAGTGGTTTTTGTCTCTTTCCAAGGAGAATCTTCGTTCCAAGACCCTTTCGGCCATTACAACCGTCGAATGGATCCCCGCAAAAGGAGAAAATCGAATCACCGGAATGATCTCCTCCCGTCCGGACTGGTGTCTCTCCCGCCAGAGAGCTTGGGGAATTCCCATTCCCGCTTTCCACTGTGAATCCTGTCGTCATGGATTCATTGACCCGGATTTTGTTTTCCGTCTCTCCGATCACACCCGATCCCAGGGGGTCGATGTCTGGTTTGAAGAATCCTTGCCGGACTCCCTTACCAGAGGATTATCCTGTCCGAAGTGCCAGGGAACCTCGTTAACACGTGAAAAAGACATCCTCGATGTCTGGTTTGATTCGGGAATCAGTCATCTGGCGGTTTTAAAAGACAAATCCGATACCCATTGGCCGGCGGATCTCTATCTTGAGGGTTCCGACCAGCATCGGGGCTGGTTTCATTCATCGCTCCTGACATCGATGGCCCTTTTTGATACACCCCCCTATCGCCAGGTTCTCACACACGGATTTGTGGTCGACGGTCAAGGGAGAAAGATGTCAAAGTCTCTCAAGAACGTCATTTCCCCTCTTGAAATCATTAACAAATACGGAGCGGAAATCTTGCGTCTTTGGGCTGCTTCCTCCGATTATCAGGAGGATATCCGTCTCTCGGAGCTTATTCTCTCCCAACTGGTCGAATCCTATCGAAAAATCCGCAATACATTTCGTTTTGTCGTATCCAATCTCTCAGACTTACCGGAAGATGAATCCCGGCAGAATCTCTGGGTACCGGAACAATCCCCCGACATTCTTGACCAATGGATCCTTTCTCTCTGGGAAACAACCAAGGAAAAGATTTTTCAGTCCTACAATGCATACGAATTCAGCCGTATCAGTCAACTCGCCGGACAGTTTTGTTCTGTCAGTCTCTCGGCACACTATTTTGACATGATCAAGGATCGTCTTTACACGGCGATGCCGGACAGCTCCGAACGAAGATACTCCCAGGCAACGATTCGCCAGATCGCCCAGGAACTTCTCCTCTGTCTTTCCCCCATTCTGGTCTTTACAACAGACGAACTTGAACCCTATCTGTTTGGTAAAAAATCAAAAGACTTTTCCGTGCACTTTGCACCCTTTCCTCCCTCCCGAAAAACGAGAATCAATCCCTCCCTGGAATCGAGAATGGAGCAACTTCTTGCTTTTCGGGGTGAAATAGGTCAAATGATGGATGAACTGAAAAAAGCGAAATCCATTGGATCCGGTCTGGAAACGCAGGTTTTTCTATCCGGAAATCTTTCCGGAAACGAAGGATTAAGTACTTTTTCGGAACATTTTCTATCGACGTTTTTGATCGTTTCCGATGTCCATTTCGGACACAACATTCCACCGGACCCTCTGGCAAGTCGAGACAGTGAAACCTTTCCGGGAGTCCGGATTCTCCTCCATCTGGCCTCAGGACAAAAATGCGAACGATGCTGGACATTTTCAGAGTCAACCTCAGATAACCCCGAAAAATGGCCCATCTGTTCCCGATGCTATCCAGTCGTCCAGTGGTGGACTCAAAGAACAATTCTCGACAGTGACGGTAACCCGACTGTCCCTCAAAACAGAGATCACGAAGGACAGGCTCTCAAGTGA
- a CDS encoding CBS domain-containing protein, with the protein MLIRNFMTPDPVTVQPETPVEDIASLLLSHHINGVPVVDGENRLLGVVTAEDLIHRGADERLEPRESVWKENFWVSFLGPQGSHRGKAEGRTAAEVMTKEVHSVEPDMHLSVAARLMIDHRLTSLPVLEAEKVVGVISRTDLLSHLKEMENPLLRED; encoded by the coding sequence ATGTTAATTCGAAATTTTATGACTCCCGATCCGGTGACCGTTCAACCTGAAACACCGGTTGAGGACATCGCGAGCCTTCTGCTGAGTCATCACATCAACGGCGTTCCGGTGGTTGACGGCGAGAACCGGTTGCTCGGCGTTGTGACGGCGGAAGACTTGATCCACCGCGGAGCGGACGAACGGCTTGAACCCCGCGAATCGGTCTGGAAGGAGAATTTCTGGGTTTCCTTCCTCGGTCCCCAGGGTTCCCATCGGGGCAAGGCCGAGGGGCGGACGGCCGCAGAGGTGATGACCAAGGAAGTGCACAGCGTCGAACCGGACATGCATCTCTCCGTGGCCGCACGGCTGATGATAGATCATCGCTTGACGTCTCTCCCCGTGCTGGAAGCGGAAAAAGTGGTCGGCGTCATTTCCCGGACCGACCTCCTGAGCCATCTGAAAGAAATGGAAAACCCGCTGCTAAGAGAGGACTGA
- a CDS encoding RluA family pseudouridine synthase, whose product MTEEDPNSNILSYREFLVPRGEQPKRLDIYLSKNCLGFTRSRVQRLLEEKLVTINDIYPASSHKVRGGDRIRVLIPPPRSQTAQPENIRLEILYEDEDLIVISKPPGLVVHPAPGHSSGTLVNGLLFHFQSQGDEQKKGEPEEDEEAERPLRAGLVHRLDQDTSGVMVVGKTESVVLDLMNQFKDRSVSKKYLALVKGILPKKRGEINAPIGRSTHDRKKFTVRQDGKPSVTRYRVLETYHENYSLLEVTLLTGRTHQIRVHFRYLGFPLLGDAVYGSKGTENKNFPRQMLHAWKLSFQHPSSNSKMEFEAPLPPDFVSALERLTPSLPSAPRI is encoded by the coding sequence TTGACAGAAGAAGACCCGAACAGCAACATCCTTTCTTACCGGGAATTTTTGGTTCCCCGGGGAGAACAGCCCAAAAGACTTGATATATATCTTTCCAAAAATTGTCTTGGGTTTACACGTTCCCGCGTTCAACGTCTTCTGGAAGAAAAACTCGTTACAATCAATGATATCTACCCTGCCTCTTCTCATAAGGTCCGGGGAGGAGACCGGATTCGGGTTCTTATTCCTCCCCCTCGATCTCAGACAGCCCAACCGGAAAATATCCGACTCGAAATTCTCTATGAGGATGAAGATCTGATCGTCATTTCCAAACCACCAGGACTCGTGGTCCATCCTGCTCCCGGCCATTCAAGCGGAACACTTGTGAACGGTTTGTTATTTCATTTTCAATCCCAGGGCGATGAACAAAAAAAAGGAGAGCCTGAAGAAGACGAAGAAGCGGAACGGCCTTTGCGGGCTGGACTTGTGCACCGACTCGATCAGGATACTTCGGGCGTCATGGTGGTAGGGAAAACGGAATCTGTTGTGCTTGACCTCATGAACCAGTTTAAGGACAGAAGTGTGTCCAAAAAATATCTGGCACTGGTCAAGGGAATCCTTCCCAAAAAACGGGGAGAGATCAATGCTCCCATCGGGCGATCAACGCATGACAGAAAAAAGTTTACTGTTCGTCAGGACGGGAAACCATCAGTGACCCGATACAGGGTGCTGGAAACCTATCATGAAAACTATTCTCTGCTGGAAGTCACCTTACTGACAGGAAGAACGCATCAAATTCGGGTCCATTTTCGTTACCTGGGCTTCCCGTTGCTTGGGGATGCTGTGTATGGCTCAAAGGGGACGGAAAACAAAAACTTTCCCCGTCAAATGTTGCATGCCTGGAAGCTGTCCTTTCAACATCCAAGCTCAAACTCCAAAATGGAGTTTGAGGCTCCGCTCCCCCCTGATTTTGTCTCCGCCCTGGAAAGGCTGACTCCTTCGCTTCCCTCAGCTCCACGGATTTAA
- a CDS encoding arsenate reductase ArsC, which yields MKILFLCTGNSCRSILAEATFNALFPGTIRAMSAGSRPAGYVHPKSIALLKRESIPVDGLYSKSWEELDEVPDVVISVCDDASGEACPLYLNKALRSHWGVFDPAKAVGDEKFVEAAFERAYRILRFRIEALLAFFHSGQMGSPTLLKKELDRIGTLTP from the coding sequence GTGAAGATCCTCTTTCTCTGCACGGGGAACTCCTGCCGTTCGATTCTGGCGGAAGCGACGTTCAACGCTCTTTTTCCCGGGACGATCCGGGCAATGAGCGCCGGAAGCCGTCCGGCTGGTTACGTCCACCCCAAAAGCATTGCCTTGTTGAAAAGGGAGTCGATCCCTGTCGATGGTCTATACAGCAAATCCTGGGAAGAACTGGACGAGGTTCCCGATGTTGTGATCTCTGTGTGTGATGACGCTTCGGGAGAGGCCTGTCCTCTTTACCTGAACAAAGCCCTCAGATCCCATTGGGGTGTTTTTGATCCTGCAAAGGCAGTGGGTGATGAGAAATTTGTGGAAGCCGCATTTGAAAGGGCTTACCGAATCCTCCGTTTCCGGATCGAGGCTCTGCTTGCCTTTTTTCATTCGGGACAGATGGGTTCGCCAACGCTTTTAAAAAAAGAACTGGATCGTATCGGGACCCTGACGCCCTGA